The genomic stretch gcagcctaggattgtgaaaaattttcctgcttgatgatgtcacttccggtcatggcatcacttctggtgggtcctgacagattctcattctaaaaagtgggtgctggtgctaaaagtttgagaaccactggtctctagaacaaaaaaaataatcatGGCATTCTTTAACGTGAAGAACATTGGATTGAATGGAGAGCTTGGCTTCAAGGCTTATTAATAGGTTCTGTATCCAACCTGAGATTATTATAGTTTATAAAGGAattagggctcaattctatccaactttcctgtaccagtgcagcctcaatgcagacctaaggtaagggaacaaacattcctttgtcttgaggagacctctgttactgcctccctaccacaggatgcagcgcatgccccattggcatggttgcaccggcactagaaaattggataggttttggcCCTCAAAACTGCATCCAACCTGTGGTTATCACAGTGCATCTATGAAGAATGGTGATGGTGGCAATGGTGGATCCTGCCCTTCTGGTCCTCCATCCTTATTTCAATGCTACCATGGTCACTGtctatattaagccatttctgcccaatgttgcctatgcgcaacagggatcaaatgtgaacacctgtgggctgggaagaaatgggttaattaggaACTCTGCATTATTACACCATCTTTGCTACATTTGCATTCTGTCCAATGATGCATTCCCTGCAACTTAAGTATCACATCAAGAAAAAAAGTTGGCTCAACAAGAGATATTTCTACCCTATTTTGTCTCTTTAATTGGCTGGGAGAAATATGATGATAAGATTCACTCAAACTGTAGTGTGTGGGGGATTTGGAATTCCACTACTGAATGCTAAAGTATCAATCAAGAAGATGCAGCTATTTGAGGTTTTCTTCTGAACTTTGAATATGATTTAATGCAGTTGTAATTTAGAAAATACTATTATCTCATTCACACAGACAGATACATCAGTACAAacatttccagtttttcagaatAAAATAGCGATTCCTAGATCAGGAACCAGACACTTACCTGACAGTCTATTGCAGGACTTAATTCTGTACTTCACATTGACCACAGCAGGAATTACTTAGGAATAAAAATGCAGAGCATTGTGCTATTAATGTTGGGAATCAGAATTTGGGTGGGTAAGAAAGGGCAGCCAGCACACGTTTAACAGTTTGTATGGCGCCTGCAAATGAATTTGATTGGCAGTTATCTCCCCCTCTGGCAAGCATCTGAAGTGTAGGTGTAACTGGAAGCAGTCTAAATATGCTGGATGCACTACACATGCCAGTTCCCCAGCTTGCTTTAGCAATCTGGAGAGTAAGCCTGTGTCAGTTTCCAAGCTCTTTGAAGAAACGCCAGGGCCTACACATGTTTCACATTAATACAATCTGGAGACAGCACCGAAGCAGCAGTTTTGTTATGTCAGTGGTAACATAATGGTTGAGGCTTGATTAAACTAAGAAAGCTCAAGTCATGCCAGGGTtacaatttgccccccccccccccaatgtaatgTAGGCCTTAGAATCTGGACAGGTTACATAAACTGATCTCCATGACCAGCACACTCAATCACTTGGGTGAACGCATTTAGTGTTCCTGAATATCTGAAATCCATTTTAGGACAGAGTGTTATTTTTATCTGCCACTGATGTCTCCTTCATGTTCTCCACCTAAAAATCTACAAATCCTTCACATTCATTTTCTAGTATCCATTGGCTGCCCTAGAATCCTCTTCTAATGTCTCCATTCACTTGGCACTTTGTCGGCTCCTTTTCCATCTGGAAAGTACAGTGTCAGATGTAGTAAACAACAGCTACCAACTATAGcacagcataaaaatgtgattttttacTTGGCATTCTATATATGCTACTCCACTTTATGCCCAGCTGTGGTCCTTGGACTGCACCATTCTCAGCTCCACTAGATGGAGCTGAAAAGCAGCAGAAACTATCTCAGAGGGTCacattaaatcaggggtgctcaataggtggatcgcgatctaccggtagatcgcgaggcaaaatgagtagatcgcggagtgccgaccccccccttcaggtgcctctgggaggaaacgccgggagtaaggcccattgtactcaatggggcttactcccaggtaagtgtggctaggattgcagtctcacagcctaatcctaggcatgtctactcaggagtaagtcctgttatactcagtggggctcaaagtacaccaacatacattgtacacataaatgttatatgttatgatggcgcaaacattgtaaaaaaaactctggtagatctccgggccttgctgggtttcagagtagctcttgagccaaaaaagtgtgagcacccctgcattaaatgtTACCACAACCCCTACAAGAACACTGCTTAAAAGCCCTcctataagattgggcccttgcaGCAAGCACAACATTAGAAAAGATCGCATTAACACCATATGTGTTAGTCAAATCACATAAGGTGTTCCTGTATCTGACTGTAGCGGATATTTGTGTGGAGACTCTGTATGTTGATAACCTTGACCATTCCTCCCAGGATATGTCCAAGCCAGTAACACATCAAGATTTGAAGCTTGAAATGGCCAGCTCAGACACTTACTAGCAAGCAAATTCACTTGACATTAagcatccagcctctgcaatTCCAATGAGTAAGCACCTCACTTCAGTTTACTGAATTTTCTTTCCCACTGACAGCAAAACCAACATGAACATAACATTAAATAAACTGATATTCTTACTGAGATCTGCTTGAGTGTTGCTTCCTCACACTTGCTATGACTCAGGCTGGGTTGCCTACTTAAGGCAGTGACTTGAATAAGTGTCCAAGCATGCTGCTTAACAAGGCAAGCTACCATATTTCCAAATTTATCTGCGCATCTGATTGCAAGCAAATGCTCAAAAGGGCAGCACAGAACTCAAAATAAGGAGGCATAGGTTGTTCCTCCTTATTTGGGAAATAAATTTGACAGACGGATTGGATGCAGGCACAGCCTGACAAGACCTTGAATAACCAGTCCAACTAGTGGCACAAAGGTTGGTATCAATACATGTTAGATGAGGGAGGCCAAAATTCAAATCCTTACTCATCCACTACCCAAGCCAAGCCAGCACCCAAAACAGTGACAAATGTCACCCTCCAAACTTTGCCTTGTGTATGTGTGAACACCAGCATGTGCCTGCGCACCTTTCCTATCTCCTCTGCTTCCATCACATCTTTTAAGCTGGTTGGGCAGGCAGGATCTTGGGAGTGGGACTCCTCGCCAAGCATCCTTTCCAGCTGGCTAATTTACAAgaaacagtgggggaggaaaggaagtGACAGAGGCAGAAGCCCTTTTCCCAGTCACAGAAGTGACTGAGAACAGGACTGCAATagtgtcttcctcctcctccatttctGTCACTGAGGtctttggcagtgctgctggaaaaGTAGGAGGAAGTAAGTCATGACCGCACCTTCCTCTCACTCATTCTTCAAGGACAGCATGTAAGgagagaatggggcaggggtagggTAGAACAATAAGCTAgttgggggaggtggtggagcacAGGGTGcaagaccccctcccccaccaatctgctgcctccccaagccGCTGCTTCACCTAACCTTATGCGGGAGGGTCTGCCCCAGGTCCACAGCAAATCTATTACAGTATATGCACAGGAAGATGTTTAAACAGTGGCTAAGAAATGACAAAATGTTATACATCTTATTATGTCTTTAGAAATGTACTTTGGATGGATGTTTACAAACATTAATATACTTGACTTCATTTACCTGGCTTTAATTTGGGCCAGTGTGGAAGTTTGaagacttccaggtcaaagagaTAGTTTTACTATCTCTGGCATTTTTCTAAATGGACAAGCATGACTGCTTGTGCTTTTTGCCAACTTCAAATAATGGTCAACTGCATATGAAGACTGATATGTTTGGTGGAAAAATTAGGATGTGAATGCACTGAAAACTGTATTTCACTTTCAGAGTATTTGAGATAACAGTCATGGTGCAGCTAACATGGTTGTGAGAAACATCTGTTAAAGGATATGCCATTAAATTAATGAACATACATAACACATAGGTTGTTTCCAAAAGAGTTTAATAAATAATGAGGAATCATGTCTTTACTGTATAAATATGGGGTCCTCATAACTTAAAATAATTTACAGGGGGCCGGGAGGAGATGGGTGGTGGAGGGTTGGTCTGTTTCAGAGGTTCTCTGTTTTCCTACTgattacacacacacaggcagtgtCAATCCGAATGAAGCGCcaggctgcctgcttgccttCCATGGTCAGTGCCTTGACAAAGGTGTGTGTAGTGGTGCAGTAGGAATTCCAATGTCTGGCATCAATGCCCCTGCACCCGTTGGAGACTGGCTTAGGGTCTCTGCACTTGGTCTCAAAAAAGTATTGCTTGAAAGCATTGTTGTTCAGATTCACATCCACTAACACAGCCACCTCTTTGCCTTTGATGTCTGTTGCTGTGGTTTTGTTAGCAACCCACACACTAATACTGTCACATACAGAATACTCTCCCCGATTGTGCACAGGGTGTGTTGACCTCTTGGCTCGGGTATTCCTGTTGAGAGAGTCTGTGCCATCAAGGAACTCTATACTCTGCCCATCTCTTAGCAAAGGAGGTGGCTGAGTGCTGAATAAAACCCGTGGGGATTGGAATCGTCTCTTCTGAAAAAGCTTTGGATCCACTATGATGTTTGTAGCTTGTCCAGTTTCTCTGTTCTCTACTTTCCCAATAGCAGGCTGGTTGCGGTGTCCGTGCCGAGCCGTTTTCACCACACGGTGGGCTTTAGTCCGGCTGCTTTCAGAAATGTTGGACGTTGCAGGAGATGCCAGTGGCGCATTATCTTCAGATTTCGGTGCTGCCCATATGCCAATCAGAAAAGCAATGATCAGAGTGTAGCACAGCATGGACATTACGCTATGCACCTAGGAGAGAACAGAACCAGAAGATTTCTGTGAGCAAAGAAGGCATACAAAAAAACCCCATTCCATCTCTAGTGGGTACTGCAGGACATGACATGTCCTTTATAAGGCTGAGGCATGTGGATTCCAGAtgtggaattcttttttttttttttccatttcagaaaGCCTCATGCAAATACCAGTAAAGCGGAAAGACTAAGAAATAATAGCTGGATTGTTGTTAATTTCTCTGGTATTTGTTGTTTGCTTACGGAGCACTCATCTGGGGTTATTAATGTAGCAAGCAGATGCTAGTGACGATCTCCACTGTTCCACTGCAGCATCTTCaacaagaataataataataataactttattttttatcccgcctttctccccaaagggactcaaggcggcttacaacatataaaaacataatttaaaaacaaataaaaacatattaacacatcataaaaaacagcagtcagagtaaaaaataggtaaaaagagcatagagcagcagcaagtcataaaagaatcaggcctgtaaaaaatattaaaagatgttaaaaagatgttaaaaggccgagaactcagaaggcctgtttaaacagaagggtcttcaggcctcgccgaaaggtctcaagagagggagccattcttaagtcagggggaagggagttccatagcgttggtgccactactgagaaggccctatttcttgcagccgcccaaGAGCTATTACTACTACCTTTCTAAAGTGTCATGAGCCTCAAGCTTAGCCAAAGGGCAGTAGAAATGCCAGCACTGTATACATCCGATAGAAGACataggcatttggtgggcacacAAAGCACAGTGAACATCAGAAAGGTTTCTCCAAATAacaaaggcctacaaaattgagggtcagaaaagtttttcccaaactttatgatgggttgatgtgaatttggggtgccgattccaaaaatggcatccgtttttccctatcacatctagttttggagatatagtatagcctcattagtgaatggttcaagcagcctcctcatgaggaagccatggtgtaggcttcctcatgaggaagctgcttgaaccattcactaaagaggctatgccgtgtctccaaaactagacgtgatagggcaaaacggatgccacttttggaatctgcaccccaaatataccaaggaattggtgtaacatttaaggaagcaaaatgcgggttggcctgtgtaattagaaaACTGATAGgaaactggcattctgagacaaAAACATATCAACAGGCCCCAACTCAAGATCATCATTAACTGTAGAACTGTCAGTTTTACCAGTTGTGGAAATCTCCAGGGTTGCGCTGAAAGAGACTACATTCTGCTATGGAAATCAAACACTTCTTACCACCCTGATACTGTGTCAAAGCCACACATTCAGCCATGCCAAGTTACAGCATTACAGCTGCCACACAGAATGCAGGATCAGGGTCACATTTCTACCCCTTCACCAAACTGGGGAGGGAGAGGTCTGCCTGCCAATCAACAGCCTTCAGGCGGAGTTATCTGAGGAGAAGATGAGGCAGCATCTTGCTCAACCTCCCTGCTTCACTTCTCTACCACTGTCATCCACATATTCCTATAAAAcctcacacacacatatgctCAAGTCTTCTCTGGAGAGTGAGAAAGGCTGAGAAAGGTGACAGGGAAGGGAAGCCAATTGCTCTGTTGGTGAAAGgcaggttgatttttttttattttttagttgcCAGGAATTTAGAATATTtggggggtgctgaatcaaaaaatggcatcttttgcctgattggctctagatACCAGAACCAAGCGTATGGCCAATAACTACTAGCTattcagggttcaatcctatgcatctttccagcactggtgcagccaccatgcagtcccaagataagggcaaaatgtttccataccatggaggaggcctctgaccGTTCCCCACGCCACAGAATGCAAtgtgtaccccattggcacagctgcactagcactggaaaaccagataggattgggccctaaaggcccaatcctatccaattttccagtgccggtgctgctgtgcctgtggggtatgcactgcttccagtgttggggaagcagtcacaaaggcctcctcaaggtatggataggattgggcacaagggcccaatcctatccaactttccagccctggtgctggaaaactgagcattgggagagttcaaacagaccaaagaaaataattctttacccagcatgtaattaatctaaGGAACTCAGATTAATTGacgcaggatgtgatgatggcacctggtctggatgcctttaaaaggggattggacagatttttggaagaaatgtccatcatgggttataagccatgatgggtatgtgcaacttcctggttttagaagtaggctgcctcagaatgccaggttcaagggagtggcaacaggatgcaggtatcttatcgtatgtgctccttgaggcatctggtgggccactgctagacacaggaagttggacaggttgggcctttggtctgattcagttgagctcttcttatgttcttatagttttGGGGACATGGcacagccaccttatatgccaattcaaTCTTCTCAGTATGTCCACATATGGAGAAAAACTCAAGTGAGAAGGTTCAGAGACCCCAATATTGTTGATATTCATTTCGACACCCTCCTGGAAAAAGGTGCTAGTAAGTCTGACACACAATGCCCTTGTGCCCACTCAGTGTGGTCATTCTTTGCTAGGGCCAACTCCTCATATCAAGCTCAAGGTTCTTTGATTTTTCAAGATTCTGTGTTTTTCCTGACATAGACACTGAAGATATTCATAGATTAAAAAGGTACATGGCACCAAGCATTAGAAGTTACTCAAAATTCTTGTCATtagaagtgagaaaaatgtgagaAAAAAATGCCAAGAGGTAATCTAATTATTCTCATCATGGTGATCTCACTACAAAAGCTGAGGCAGTGAAGGGAGAGATGGATCTCACTGCTGAAGGTGAACGGGAGTCCCAAAATCAAGCCAGGTCTACACTCAGAGTGAGAAATGGGGCTGCTTAGTCTTCTGTGTTATGCAGAAGCAAAGCAGCAATTGCTCCTGTTTGTTTAAGGGCACAACTGCCACAggctacttccccccccccccacttccctgacAATTCAAATTAAAGTCAGATGTCTCAGGACAGCTAAAAGGAATTTTCTGATGTCAGGAGAGAAGTTAATGAAAAAGGTTTGTACAATCCAGGCACAATTTACACACACCCAATAGTAGCTTCCACAGTTGTTGTTTACATATAGCCCTCTGTTTATAACTCCCTTCTGAACAGGGAAAAGGAGGTTAGGGTGGAATGGTAATAAAATGGTTTTTTGGGGTTGTGCTCAAGAAGGAATTTACTGCTTTGAAATGTAGCAACGTTCAAAGATTTATCTCCCTTCCTTGGGGTCTTTTTATTACATAGTTAACAAACATCAGGGTAGTGTTGGCTTCCAGCTTCTAAATTGGATCTTTCTGTCAGTGATTAGATGAgcaggaaatgaaaaaaaaaaaaaaagattgaaaaagcAAAGAGTATAAGTCAGGTACCTCTATTTGCACATGCATAGTCAAAATTGCCCAGATTCTGTGTAATACCTGGGATAAGCATGGTCAGGTACGGAGACATAACCACAGGTCATTATTTATGTTATTTCaagaggaactttataaatatTCATGGAACATGCTACGTGCAACCTGGATGTTCAAGAAGTTACAGTGCCAAGGTCAGGCACACATCTTTCTTGCTAGCCTAGCTAAGAAAGATTTTCACAATAGTTCTCAACATCAAAATGCCATGCCACTGTAACTATAACCACCATTTGCAAACCAGGTCTTCATATATATGCAGTACATTCAGGACCATCCCATAACATTTCACTCTCTGAGGTAGAATAATCAATGAACATCCCTTTCAGTCTTCTCCCAGAACCAAAGGTGCCACAACTGGTATTTTTTTCTAAGCATGTCTATCGCCCAGCTTCTTTCTCTACCATTTTCGCATCATGACAATCAATGGTAGTACCACAAATTTTTAAAAGGTTATTAAAAAGTATAACTAGTTTTAACTGTTTCAACTTGGCTACTGTAGAGGGAGAAGTGAGACAGCAAGGCGCTCTCCAATAGTCTAGAAAGGACCAATATGATACTGTAAGTACATGCAAATGGAACAATTGCATGCTCTTGCCCTGTTTTTCCTtacattcattttctttctcttattgttgtctcccttgtgtctctttCTGACTGTGATCTTTCCTGGGATTGAAACAGAGCCATGTCCTCATTGTgtgtaaagtgccatgcacacaGATGTACAATATTATTAAGGATCCACTGAATTTGCAAGTGTTCCTTTTCCAAAAATGCATGGGTACATGTATGAGTTTACATGGTATGAGCATGTATCCTTATAAttcctggctgacctctgatttatttttttaaaagaaggccCTTGAAACGActcttatatatttttttaaaaaaaccacccaTTAATGATTCTGTAACTGATTGACAgcccaaggaaggaaggaaggaagtgctaAAGGAAGTGCTAGCGGAATGCATGTTTTGCAGgcaatggctgctgcaaaagcactgtaaagtacTCTGCAGCAGCGCAGGGAGCTGGCATGCCAGagaaaggccagagctttcccatGCAAACTGGTGGAGCAACAAAGGCCCTCGGGACCAGCTAAGCCTGGAGTGGAGGGGGaaacaggaggggaggaggttgaaagtgctggggagagggcagaatggggaggagacagaggaagggggtgggcagacagagactgagagggggcaggataggcagcagcagcacacaccaaatcccggatcccttcccaggcctgattccaCCTACAGGGATCaatgcagatttgcaccagtgatatcactggtgcaggtccgagctgacccactgcagctgctggacttaccctggggaaagagACAAATGTTACTTTAccctgagacctccagcagccaaaaattgtGGAGCTACCACAATCTTCAACCTCTCTGGTTTGCATTTCCAGGTGGCAACAATTAATGGTGAAGAAGTGGTGCAGGAGAGGTCCTAG from Tiliqua scincoides isolate rTilSci1 chromosome 4, rTilSci1.hap2, whole genome shotgun sequence encodes the following:
- the NGF gene encoding beta-nerve growth factor isoform X2 produces the protein MSMLCYTLIIAFLIGIWAAPKSEDNAPLASPATSNISESSRTKAHRVVKTARHGHRNQPAIGKVENRETGQATNIIVDPKLFQKRRFQSPRVLFSTQPPPLLRDGQSIEFLDGTDSLNRNTRAKRSTHPVHNRGEYSVCDSISVWVANKTTATDIKGKEVAVLVDVNLNNNAFKQYFFETKCRDPKPVSNGCRGIDARHWNSYCTTTHTFVKALTMEGKQAAWRFIRIDTACVCVISRKTENL
- the NGF gene encoding beta-nerve growth factor isoform X1, which codes for MWVFHKVLHNSASFSVHSVMSMLCYTLIIAFLIGIWAAPKSEDNAPLASPATSNISESSRTKAHRVVKTARHGHRNQPAIGKVENRETGQATNIIVDPKLFQKRRFQSPRVLFSTQPPPLLRDGQSIEFLDGTDSLNRNTRAKRSTHPVHNRGEYSVCDSISVWVANKTTATDIKGKEVAVLVDVNLNNNAFKQYFFETKCRDPKPVSNGCRGIDARHWNSYCTTTHTFVKALTMEGKQAAWRFIRIDTACVCVISRKTENL